The DNA window GACATAtgtattttgtgtttaattgtattttaataaaaaataattttcttaaatattatattttaatatcaataaaaaattaaaatattattataatttatctaaaagatattttatattttatatatatatatatattgtatgttcgtgtcttataaaaattttaaatttatgttgttttgtATCCATGATAATATCCGTATATTATAGGTGTCTATATATATTAATCACTGAAGTTACATTACTAATAGAAGTGAATTTTTCCATTGACAACTTtaaaaactatatataaaaagagatggctaattaatataacatatatattttatgagtTTGTCAAAATTGATTTCCGTATATGATTAATAATGCATAATGAATAgcttaaaaaaatgtgattcaGGATCACTTGTGAAATAATGCCTTTTTCATCTCCGAGGCATGTCTCGTCCTCGAAATGGTATATTTTAGGATTATGAATAATAGAGGTATTATTTGTAAATgtgacattttttatttaaaacgtaaaaattcgattttttgattctttttgaataaaaattggaCCATTCGATTTATTAGAAACCAAAATCAAATTCTTTTTACAACAAATAAATCGgatctttcaattttttatatttaaaaaattttaaaaattaacttataAAGTAATCGGTAAGTCCGATTACTGATTcgcatattaaaataaaaacacatacACCACCAACAGAATTGAATTgcacatatttatttttcataataaaaatttttagccATGTCTCGTTGTATCTGAATAAATTATATCATGcatgttaaaattttatataatactaTTACTATACACTCACTTTGATTCATCAATTATGAAAGTAAAGACAAATGTGGAATGTTAGGAGAAATATCAATCATAAATATAAACTTGTATAGTTATACTTATATAGGATAAGCCGATAagagaatataaattttttacaaGAGAAGGTACATAATGCGTATGCTCTCtttattactactactaataataatatgtcAATAGAGAATAAATTGAGAAGTCATCGTAAAGTGTTGCATGTTttccattttaaaattatgtagaTGGTGAATTTTTATACATCAATTGTCTAAGTAAAGTGTTAGATTTTGCTAACAAGTAACAAGTGTAACTTAAAACACTTGTTTTcgtaaataaaacaaaaaaaatacataagattTGAAGTTTTCATCCGtgataataaatacataaaaaaattgtaattctacaaaaaattaatttttaagtgataaaattaaaatattgtgAGAGATTCGGTTCTTTTCACCTAATTAGGTCTTACTGTTGTACAATCTGATAAAACTGTATGtgaggaaaaaaaattattcctaACATCCATCAACTCAATGCAAAATTTTATCATTTGTTTATCATTCTTTAGACAAAATActttatactaaatattttacATAGTATCTAATGAAATGCACTGATAAGCAATTTTTTAAACGTGTTTAATTTCAAACATTTATTTTATGTTgtccaaaattaaatttttaaattctatcaACCAATACAATTGTCAAGTATGCATAATAACAAAATTACTACATTTAAAATATACACTATCATCTTTATGTGATATTATTGTATTaagataaacaataataattatatactcacTAACTATTTAGTGAATTTgtctttgtgaaaaaaaaataatagataaaaaataaaaattattgagaAGATCTGAGATATATATATAGCCCTCTTTTATGATAATTTCACATATAATTTTACATGCGGCACATGTGCTATAATTTTTTCTCACGATTTCGCTGCCATAAGCTGCATAATAgcattgttagtttattttgcAATCTTTACCTGCACTATAAATTGTCTGCAAAATAGTTAGAGAATGTTTAAAacagtagaaaataaaaaaaaacgttaaatacttaaatgagtaaatgaatttttttaaagtaaattattaaatccatactaaaaaaaattctaatgccaatgaaaacagaaaaagatCCTCTAAAGTGATAAAACATGGTTTAATCatctttaaatttataatatttattatctgTGAGTCTTATTAGTTTAATTCAATAGTAATTAATGgtgtacttttttatttaaagtgaCAATACAATTTTAGTGACaatataactttaaaaaaattttaatatttgacaAAAATGTAATTGATAACCTATGTGTTGCCGGAAAACTCTTACATGGCTATCCGAAATGATTTCCTGGATAATAGCGCAATTAAATGgcattttgaattatttttaatcagtTCCAACATGAAAATTCATATAATCCCTAAACGCAACTCATTTGAAATCAAAATCTCCAATTGGAGAAATTCTCTATCAGAAAAGAAGAAGTAACCATAATGATCAAAAGAAAATTCTCCAAATCGTAGAGGAAACTAACAATCTTAGCAAGCTTAGCCATGAAAGCAGGATCAACATCGTTCTTGTCAAGTGCTTCAACACCAAACGTCATCACCTTAAACCGAGTTTGCCATTCAGAaaatttcttttgaattaggaattttaatttcaaataagttagatttaaatattatacgAATTTCTAACTTGGAactgattaaaaataattcaaaatgcCACCTAACTGCACTGTATGTGTTAGCCAGGTAATCATCGATTTACGTTTGGATATTTTTATGGAAATTTAAAATCTCGCAAaatccattttattttttgcgttttttaggattatttttTTCAGTGTCACGAATTTTTTGAATACcaattttatagtttttttttttatttattcattcaagTGCAAAAAATGATGAGGTGACGGGTGTTTTCCATTATTCtaacttttgatttatttgCTTTGGGTTTGGTGCAATCCTTTacccaaaagaaaaagaatactCCTATATCGAGTCATGGCTGTTGAGTGTTGACTCAGAATGATAGAACCCTTTGCCTAGGGATCCTCTCTACCCAGTTTCTCAGTTTTGCAGAATTGATAAATAATTGAAATGGaacatttcttctttttttttatcctttatttttaACGAGTGTTTTAAAAGTAAAGGTATTTCTAACAAAGCAATTATTTAGTTGGAAATTAGAATagatattcttaaatttttcatTCAGTAAATACATTATAAAAGTATTGCAAGctttaaatttttagatttttaatagtttttatattaaacaGTTAAATACAGGTGCAAGGCttgaactttttaattttaatatggagGGAGAATTGGTGTATTACAGAGTTATGAAGGTATATGGTATTTTATTAGGGTATGAGAAGTGCCCAAGACAAATTAGATTGTCTAATTGGAGATATTGAAAATCCTGGTTCATGTACTAACAGAAAATTTTGGgtatgataaataaaaaatatttcaaagttataaagtaatcaattttttaaataattaagagaataaataatttttttattatgtgttATGAGGTTgaaattttatatctatttaaaaataaaatattaagaattgATCGAGTTAAATCACTCCTTATGAACAATGTATAAAGAAAGGTGTGAAAGACTAAAAGGAGGTTCACATGAATCCAATCAAAGTCTTTAACTACTCTCATGCTGCCGTCGCCTTCACGAGTCCTTCATTTCTGCCACCCTTTTTTCCCCACTACTCTTCACCCTTCTATGCATTTTTTACCTCCTTCGACATagggatatcaattataatggATTCCCCCTTTGACTTTAAGTCCATCACCTCACACTACTAATTTAagtatttcattattattattcttattatttttacttacATTCCCAAAACATATATCTAATTTGAGTAAATGCAAAACATGTTACTAATTAAGCATCGTTATCGGAATTTTATTATAACAGTAGATGCATGCACACTTTATATCAATATTATTAGAGTTCTTGCTTCAATAAAAGGGAAATAGCATTGTTAAAATGGAAGAGACAAAATCTACATTCTAATTTCtgaaatatttatatatgtcgAGATCATATGTAATAAGAATTTAAAAcagatataaatattaaatttaaatttaaaaattaattaatatataaaattatattagaacttttaattttgataagtatACATATTCTTGAAAAATTCCATCttaagtatttttgaaaatacccCTATCTTTAAAAATTGCAAGGacaaatacataatttttttaatttattaaacacaaaataaaaattttgtgctTTTGAAAATCACCAaacatcttttcaaaaaattttaccaaattaaGTTTATGTCAACAAAAACAATTATCTTTCACATTAATCGCGTgaatattcatataaaaaaacagATATCATTACATgtctgtataaaatattttatactgacaatgcatcaaaattaaactcatataataaaattgattatatgttaaaagaaaattactctgttttaattttataataaaaaagaaaggggaTATATAATTATACGTAGAATAGAATAGAATTTGGTCACTGACTCCCCCTTAAGCAAATACAATAATACAAGTGCATGAGAGAAACCAAAACTTGTTGCTAACCATTACACGCAAATGTACCAAATGCAAGAGGCAACAATCCCTTCTAATTTATTCACACTAACTTCACTTTCACGTAACCCACTTTCACATAACACAATAAGACCAAAATAAAATCACACCAATGATTCTTAGatccacaaaaaaaaagaacttcTTTTAGGGACTTGGGGTTATGCATGTATGTATGTATCTAAAATCACATCTATCAAAGTCCTAAAAAACCCTTCCAAGTCCAAATCTTTCATCAAAAAAATTATACCCTTTTGGCCATTCATTCCAAAACCACACAAAAGACCACAAATTTTTCACATTAGAATGCTTAGTTGCTAACACAAtcagattcaaacaagaacaagaacaagaacatgaaCACTTTGAGTCAAATATTCCAAAACATGTTCTCAGACAACAGCAACATAATGCTTGCAGCCATAATATCTTTGCTCCTTGTAATCCTCTTTGTCCTTCTCCTCCATCTCTATGCTAAATGGTTCCTAGCTCAGGCTCAGGCTCAGGCAAATGCTCGCCGCCGCCGTCGTCGCCGCCGCAGAGCAGCCACAGTAACCGTTTCTGATGTTCTTGGCCCTGCAAGGTTCCACCACTTCCACAGCTTCAACATAGAAGATTCACCAATATTCCCATCATCATCAAGTTCTCATCACAATACATCAAAAGGGTTAGATTCTTCTATCATTGCAAGAATTCCACTTTTCATTTATACTACTACTAATTCAGAAGTATTGAAAGGTAGTGAAGAagttgagaatagtgatgagctTGAGTGTGTGATTTGTTTGAGTTCTTTTGAAGATGGAGAGATGGGAAGGTGTTTACCAAAATGTGGACATGGTTTTCATGTTGATTGCATTGATATGTGGCTGAATTCTCATTCAAATTGTCCAATTTGCAGGGCTCCAATAATTCTTAGTAGTGGGATTGTTGTTGAGAATGATAATTCCCAATTAGGTTCTGTTATTGATGATGGGGGTGATCATAATGATCATGATCATGATCATGTTCATGTTCATAATGTTGATGATGGTAGTGGTGCCTCTGCTTTCGTTGAGATTGTGGTTGATGATTTTGGTCAAAGTTCTGAGATTAGAGAGAATAATGAAAATGGAGAAAGAGTGAGTAGTAGCAGTGATTCTTCTGTCTCAGAAACAGAAACCTCAACATCTTTGGTAATTGTTGGTTGTTCTTTGAAGAGAATGTTGAGCAAAGTTTTTCCATCTTCTAATAATGCAAATGTAAATGAATTACAAACTTAGATATTTATATATGATGTCATGAAAATGAGCAAAATCAACCACTTCTTCTGTATAGATTACTATTAATTTCTTGGCTTGGTTTATGCATCTTTCATGTGAAAATTGTTTATGGTCTCTAATGTTGTCAaatatctttctttcttttctctgtttttatATTAGGTtctttaattacaaaataaacaagaaaagcatTTTTGGACATAGATATGATTTATACTCCATTTTGGATACTAGTTGGGGATTTCAGGtaggaataataaaaatgataaaattcacttttattgTGTTAATATAAGGTGTTAGATTTGCATTCATACAAGAACTTCTCTTATATCATATATGAAATTAttagggaaaaaaaaaacaaaaataaaaattcttgatttctcatatatatattcttCCACAATAGATTTTTCTAAGAGTGCAATTGAGAATCCCAAATTATTACATGGTGTTGGGTTAATTCAATGTTTTGTGCCACTCTGCTCACATTGCAACACAAGCTAGAGCATCATCATCTTCTGTTGCATAATCCAAATTTATGAGAATCACTCTCAAGTGAATGAGAAAAGTAAGAACTATTCTATTGCTTGTTTTGAACATTGGCTAGTAGTGTACTATATAAACATGTACAGTAGTACTATATAGGTGTATGTATAGGTGTATGTCAtgacaaagaaaaagacaaaagatAGTATGTTTGTACTTAAGATACCAGTGCTGTAATTGGCGATCCATCTGTCATGAATCATGATGCAACTTTAACGGCAATCATTGTTTTCAGCTCTGGACTCTACACTATATGGTCTTTTCTTGGCTAAAAAATTTGGATATGGGAGTAGGATGTGTGTTATACCTTTACGTGATAATTTTTgggtattttttaaaactataggaggtacacaaatcggaccatcgatttgtatttaaaaaataaaaaaattggagtaCGACCGTGTGtactccaaatttttttaatcttttaaacaCAAATCGAATAGTCCGAGTACAAAAATCGGACAGTCCGATTTCTGTACCTCTTAAAAATCGGACAGTCCAATTTGTACTCCATAAATTAAATCATCccatattttagaaaaataccaCAGTAgatcataatttaaaaaaacaccattattaatccaatattaaaaaaattgtgtcttttcttacgaaacaaaatttcttttaggtgtttattttttgtttatattttttaaatttatttttgtcagtgatatgattttttttagagtGAATATCCAACTCGGTTCTGACAATTATCTCGAAGGACAATGAAGTCCTTAACAAAAAAATACCCTTTTCAGTCCTGAACTTTTTTTTATGGAACTGATTAGCCCATATGCCAAAAAAAGTCAATGTTATAAcattttttgtcttttgaaataatTGTCAATGAccgtttaaaatttttttattttttataatattttaatattttatcctatttattataatcaaatctctattatatcaaattaatacaaaaataaatacatacaaCATAAATGTATCCACTTGCGTTTGATTCCCAAGATTGAACAACTAGGATAAGTATTGTGTTTAATGATTAGAGAccgaaactaaaattttaattttgagacACAAAATCACTTCTAAAAATAGGAACACCAAAtgattgaaattttcaaaaataaagactaaattttttataatatttctttttaaaaatattttcatttaactttttaaattttaaatctaccttttaatctctatatttatcttaaactaaATATAATACCGAGACATAACTTAGTCtagtatattttatactaaatataatataaaaacttaatttaatctgactctttatttttattctcttatttcAGTCTCTCTTTTAAACACagtcttaaaaattaaaatacactgTTGAAAAAATGATTCTGGAAGACCGGGTTGGAAAATCTCtagttaagaaattaaattaccatTGACTAATATATTATTGGTCTTAATATACAGATAGTAAAAAAATGTCACAATGTTGCAAGTAATGAATGAGGCAAAGAGGCAAGGACAAAATCTTCCATGATTTCTGGTCAACTGAATTTGAATTCTTGTA is part of the Arachis duranensis cultivar V14167 chromosome 1, aradu.V14167.gnm2.J7QH, whole genome shotgun sequence genome and encodes:
- the LOC107473099 gene encoding RING-H2 finger protein ATL63, with amino-acid sequence MNTLSQIFQNMFSDNSNIMLAAIISLLLVILFVLLLHLYAKWFLAQAQAQANARRRRRRRRRAATVTVSDVLGPARFHHFHSFNIEDSPIFPSSSSSHHNTSKGLDSSIIARIPLFIYTTTNSEVLKGSEEVENSDELECVICLSSFEDGEMGRCLPKCGHGFHVDCIDMWLNSHSNCPICRAPIILSSGIVVENDNSQLGSVIDDGGDHNDHDHDHVHVHNVDDGSGASAFVEIVVDDFGQSSEIRENNENGERVSSSSDSSVSETETSTSLVIVGCSLKRMLSKVFPSSNNANVNELQT